The window ATAGGTGTACAAAAAGAAAATGTAGAATATTCGGAAGAATCTACTGTGGTAGTTGTAAAAAAAGGAGATAAAGATTTAGGAATAATAGTTGATCAGCTTATAGGACAACAAGAAATAGTAATAAAATCATTAGGAAAATATCTAAGTGGTATTAATTTTATAGCAGGTGCTACAATTCTAGGAAATGGTAGTGTGGCGCTTATAATAGATACAAATTCTCTATTTTAAGGGGGCGTAAAAATGGTGGAAAATACTCAAGAAAGATATGTTATTTTTAAATTAAAGAATGAGTTTTATGGAATTAATATAAATTATGTTCAAACAATAGAAAAAATGATTGAAATAACAAGGGTTCCTAAGGCAAATGCGTATGTAAAAGGAGTTATAAATTTAAGAGGAGAAATTGTACCAGTAATAGATTTAAGAAAAAGATTCAATGTTGAAAGTTCAGATTATGATAAAGATTCTAGAATCATAGTAAACAAAATAGATGATGTTTTAGTTGGATTTGTAGTAGACTCTGTAACGGAAGTGAAAGAAATAGATCAAGATAATATAGATTATTCTATAGTAGATGAAGGTTTTAATGATGGATTTATTAAAGGAATTGGGAAGATCGATGAACAAATAATAATATTAATAGATGTTAATAAAGTATTAGATAATTAATAAACGTTAATATAGGGGTGGAGGAGGAAAATCTAAAAAATGAATTTTAAATTAGATAATATACAAGATTTATATATAGATGTTCTTAAAGAAATAGGAAATATAGGTGCAGGTAATTCTGCTACTTCTCTTTCTAAAATGATTAATTCTAAAATAGATATGGAAGTTCCTTCTATTGAAATATTAGAAATAGAAAAAGTAGTTGAAATTTTAGGTGGAGAAGAACTAATAGTGTCAGGAGTATATCTAGAGTTTTATGGAGATATAAATGGAACTATACTTTTGATATTAGATAAAAAATCTAGTGATAATTTATTGAGCATGTTATTTGGAAAACCTTGCGAAGGTGAGTTTTATAATGAAATGGAATTATCGGCGTTTCAAGAAATAGGAAATATATTAGCTAGTTCGTATATAAATTCTATATCAGCGTTCTCTAGTCTTAAGGTAAATATATCTGTACCCTCTGTTAGCATAGATATGGCAGGGTCTATACTAAGTGTTCCAGCTATAGAGTATGGACAAGTTAGTGATAAAATAATTTTAATAGAAAATAGGCTAAAAGAAGGTGAAAATGAGATAGTAGGTAATTTTTTCTTGATGCCAGATATGGATTCTTTTAAAGTGTTATTTAAGAGTCTAGGAGTGTTAAATGATGAATAATCTTATAAAAGTTGGCATGGCAGATTATAAAATAGGAAAAAATGATGATTCTTTAATAACCTTGGGATTAGGGTCTTGTGTTGGAATTGTTTTATATGATAAATTCAAAAAAATTGGAGGAATGGCACATATAATGCTTCCGAGTAGTAAAGATATAAAAAATAATTCAAATAAAGCTAAATTTGCCGATACAGCATTAAAAGAAATGCTAAATGATATGATTAAACAAGGTGCTTCAAAAAACAGAATGATAGCTAAAATAGCAGGAGGAGCACAGATGTTTAATATATCCATAAAAAGTGATACTTTGAATATAGGTAGAAGGAATGTGGATGCTGTAAAATCAATATTGTCTGAATATAGAATAAATATTATATCTGAAGATGTACTAGGTAATCATGGTAGAACTATAGAGTTTAATTGTATTAACGGAGAATTATCGATAAAGACAATAGGAAAAGGTAAAAAAATAATATAATTTAAAGGTGTGCATTGTATGAAAAATTTTAAAAAAAAATATATATTTTGGATAATAAATTATTTGATTTTATTTATATGTGCAATATATGTATTGATCAGTCACAGCAGTTTTTTAAAATTTATAAATAGGTATTTAACTTTAGCAATATCAATAAATGCAATATTATTAATATTTTTTAATCTTATACTTAAGAATATTAATGTTTGTGAAAAAAGTATAGATATATCGATACCTCCTATAGAATCAGAATTGAAAGATTTGTTAAATAACCAGACAGAAGATGAATTAGAGGATGAGGCATTTAGAGAAGTAAATTTTAAAAATCTAAACAGTTAAATAGGGGTGTATTTAGATGGTTAGAGAAGATGTATGGGTTAAGTATAAAAATTCAAAAAGTTTTGAAGAAAAGAGTGAATTGAAAAAAGAAATTATATTAGAATATATAAATTTAGTTAAAATAATTTCAGGTAGACTTTATAATTATTATGGAGCTAATATTGAATACGATGATTTAATGAGTTATGGTGTTATAGGTCTTATAGATGCTATAGAAAAATATGATTATACGAAAAATATAAAATTTCAAACGTATGCATCTG is drawn from Tepidibacter hydrothermalis and contains these coding sequences:
- a CDS encoding chemotaxis protein CheW; the encoded protein is MVENTQERYVIFKLKNEFYGININYVQTIEKMIEITRVPKANAYVKGVINLRGEIVPVIDLRKRFNVESSDYDKDSRIIVNKIDDVLVGFVVDSVTEVKEIDQDNIDYSIVDEGFNDGFIKGIGKIDEQIIILIDVNKVLDN
- a CDS encoding chemotaxis protein CheC, with the protein product MNFKLDNIQDLYIDVLKEIGNIGAGNSATSLSKMINSKIDMEVPSIEILEIEKVVEILGGEELIVSGVYLEFYGDINGTILLILDKKSSDNLLSMLFGKPCEGEFYNEMELSAFQEIGNILASSYINSISAFSSLKVNISVPSVSIDMAGSILSVPAIEYGQVSDKIILIENRLKEGENEIVGNFFLMPDMDSFKVLFKSLGVLNDE
- a CDS encoding chemotaxis protein CheD, which codes for MNNLIKVGMADYKIGKNDDSLITLGLGSCVGIVLYDKFKKIGGMAHIMLPSSKDIKNNSNKAKFADTALKEMLNDMIKQGASKNRMIAKIAGGAQMFNISIKSDTLNIGRRNVDAVKSILSEYRINIISEDVLGNHGRTIEFNCINGELSIKTIGKGKKII